One genomic region from Xylocopa sonorina isolate GNS202 chromosome 8, iyXylSono1_principal, whole genome shotgun sequence encodes:
- the LOC143425963 gene encoding HUWE1-associated protein modifying stress responses: protein MSEDRSEEDPLMDLWYSNWEQQCVEALETEPDYETQLHNEKELYSQQMWTSFQTTASAIAQLYKDRTQGVSLWLPFQTAAGTVTSLYKDSMDSMRRCSDLGTEMGRQKRSKEIMNWARKKRRMIRREDLLAYLAGKPPPPRPHSHRSSPKPRMMVCNSSPSETSTPNMVVAPTPIPGNDPDPELHTFREAIALSGSPMSRRTGRQAELSAFISSEFARHHKRPASHDVDMGSPTHKRSRFM, encoded by the exons ATGAGTGAGGATCGAAGCGAAGAAGATCCTTTGATGGATCTTTGGTACAGTAACTGGGAGCAACAGTGCGTCGAGGCATTGGAAACTGAGCCGGATTACGAAACGCAACTGCACAACGAAAAGGAACTCTATTCCCAGCAGATGTGGACGAGTTTTCAGACGACAGCGTCGGCCATCGCCCAGCTGTACAAAG ATCGTACGCAGGGTGTCTCTCTATGGCTACCCTTTCAGACTGCCGCAGGTACCGTCACGTCGTTGTACAAAG ATTCAATGGATAGCATGCGTCGATGCAGCGACTTAGGCACAGAAATGGGACGGCAAAAGCGTAGTAAAGAAATAATGAATTGGGCTAGAAAAAAAAGGCGTATGATTCGTAGGGAAGACTTGTTGGCATATCTTGCTGGGAAACCACCACCACCTAGACCACATTCGCACAG AAGTTCACCAAAGCCAAGGATGATGGTGTGCAATTCATCTCCGTCAGAAACTTCAACACCAAACATGGTTGTTGCGCCGACGCCAATACCCGGTAATGACCCTGACCCCGAATTACACACATTTAGAGAAGCAATCGCACTATCTG GTTCACCAATGTCTCGGCGCACCGGAAGACAAGCCGAATTGTCGGCCTTTATTAGTAGCGAATTCGCTCGACATCACAAACGGCCTGCTTCGCATGACGTGGATATGGGATCTCCCACGCACAAACGTTCGCGTTTCATGTAA
- the Cnep1r2 gene encoding CTD nuclear envelope phosphatase 1 regulatory subunit 2 has protein sequence MSLDQTVCEDLKAFERRLTEVIASLQPATLRWRMLLGFISVCTAIGAWHWLTDPNTPAVSFTQSLCNHPFFAIASIILVILFMMGVHRRVIAPSIITQRARSVLGNFNMSCDDTGKLILKPTRSRHHET, from the exons ATGTCTTTAGATCAAACAGTGTGTGAAG ATCTAAAAGCTTTTGAAAGACGTCTTACTGAAGTAATTGCTAGTTTACAACCAGCTACTCTGCGATGGAGGA TGCTGCTAGGTTTCATTTCTGTGTGTACCGCCATTGGTGCTTGGCACTGGTTGACAGACCCAAATACTCCAGCTGTATCATTTACGCAAAGTCTATGTAATCATCCATTCTTTGCGATTGCTAGTATTATTTTAG TGATATTATTTATGATGGGAGTACATAGACGAGTGATAGCACCAAGTATAATAACTCAAAGGGCTAGGAGTGTTCTTGGAAATTTTAACATGAGTTGCGATGACACCGGGAAGCTTATTCTTAAACCAACAAGATCgcgacatcatgaaacataa
- the LOC143426026 gene encoding regulation of nuclear pre-mRNA domain-containing protein 1B, with amino-acid sequence MTGFTESALVKRLMDLNPSQQSIQTLSLWLIHHRKHHPTIVKVWFKEMCKVKDNRKLMFMYLANDVIQNSKKKGPEFGKEFETVLPKAFEHMKRFDEKTRERLNRLLQIWEERGVYDKAQIAEFKAAFTDTSRDPGTPPPKKKLKNDIDKIKKDKKERKKSETEVEVDGTKELHVTLSPRTPAGDPPETEELIKALMDLENTASSDAGVRERIACLPPEVSEVSLLANLADRAAADQLSVAVNEAAALLADYNGRLQAEMEDRRRLLTMLRDYTLAQRQLLQQAQATLEDYKEKLKKVCAVRSEVKSHISNLPDLTQLPDVTGGLAPLPSAGDLFSMH; translated from the exons ATGACAGGGTTTACAGAAAGTGCGCTTGTGAAAAGATTAATGGATTTAAATCCTTCTCAACAAAGCATTCAAACACTTTCCCTTTGGTTAATTCATCATAGAAAACATCATCCGACCATCGTGAAAGTCTGGTTTAAAGAGATGTGTAAAG TGAAGGATAATCGAAAGTTAATGTTCATGTATCTGGCAAACGATGTTATTCAAAACAGTAAAAAGAAAGGCCCAGAATTTGGGAAGGAGTTTGAAACAGTTTTACCAAAAGCTTTTGAACACATGAAAAGATTTGATGAAAAAACAAGAGAACGTTTAAATAGGCTGCTTCAAATTTGGGAAGAGAGAGGAGTTTATGATAAGGCACAAATTGCAGAGTTTAAGGCTGCTTTTACAGATACATCAAGAGATCCAGGAACGCCGCCTCCAAAAAAAAAACTTAAGAATGACATAGATAAAATAAAG AAAGACAAAAAGGAGAGGAAGAAATCGGAGACTGAGGTTGAAGTGGATGGAACCAAAGAGCTACATGTAACATTAAGTCCTCGTACTCCTGCAGGAGACCCACCAGAAACAGAGGAACTCATCAAAGCCTTAATG GATTTGGAAAACACAGCGTCATCAGATGCTGGTGTTAGAGAACGCATCGCATGCTTGCCTCCAGAAGTTTCTGAAGTTTCACTTCTTGCAAACCTAGCTGATAGAGCAGCTGCTGATCAGTTAAGTGTTGCAGTAAATGAAGCTGCTGCATTGTTAGCCGATTATAATGGACGATTACAAGCAGAAATGGAAGACAGAAGGAGATTATTAACTATGCTTAGAGATTATACATTGGCACAAAGGCAGTTACTTCAACAAGCGCAAGCAACTTTAGAA GATTATAAGGAAAAGCTTAAAAAAGTGTGTGCAGTCCGATCTGAAGTAAAGTCACACATTTCCAATTTGCCTGATTTGACACAATTACCTGACGTTACAGGCGGCTTAGCACCACTTCCTTCAGCCGGTGATTTGTTTTCTATGCACTAG